One Oreochromis niloticus isolate F11D_XX unplaced genomic scaffold, O_niloticus_UMD_NMBU tig00001146_pilon, whole genome shotgun sequence DNA window includes the following coding sequences:
- the LOC112841749 gene encoding uncharacterized protein LOC112841749, translating into MCKSRRRDDSYSSTEWSEAFTLSVSTDKPKAKLRADNTTVPVGGSVTLTCSVNPSSSSGWKYYWYRDNTTVDVVSPSNGQISVSQEGLYRCRGGRGNPVYYTEDSQEVHINTTVTVSGADSSSSPVWLMVGLVCGVSLIIILLLLLYRCRQSKYSCFTRWIQSESHSPGSSTNHGVNQNETHEYNSLHPGADEPRDVTYSVITLQNLRKKRKHHKPEQSAVYSEVKTGAAEDSLMYAEVKQPKKEKAKKNKGKSSPAADAAVYSEVTSGSSLSQ; encoded by the exons CAGATAAACCAAAGGCCAAACTGAGAGCTGATAACACAACtgttccagtagggggcagtgtgaccctgacctgctcagtgaacccatcatcatcatctggatggaaatactactggtaCAGAGATAATACCACAGTGGATGTTGTCTCCCCATCAAATGGACAAATCAGTGTCTCACAGGAAGGACTCTacaggtgcagaggaggaagaggaaacccagtttactacacagaggacagccaaGAAGTTCACATTAACACAACTG TAACTGTGTCAGGagctgacagctcttcatctcctgtgtggttgatggttggactggtttgtggagtctctctcattattattctcctgctcttgttgtatcgctgcagacagtccaagt attcctgcttcaccag gTGGATCCAATCTGAGAGTCACAGTCCGGGCTCCTCCACAAATCATGGAGTCAACCAGAATGAAACTCATGAATACAACTCTCTTCATCCTG gtGCAGATGAACCCCGAGACGTCACATACTCTGTTATTACACTTCAAAACCTTAGAAAGAAGA GGAAGCATCATAAACCAGAGCAGAGTGCTGTTTACTCTGAGGTGAAGACGGGAGCTGCAG AGGACAGTCTGATGTATGCTGAGGTCAAACagcccaaaaaagaaaaagccaagaaaaacaaag GAAAATCAAGTCCTGCagctgatgcagcagtttattctgAAGTCACATCAGGAAGCTCTCTCA gtcagtga